One genomic region from Cellulomonas hominis encodes:
- the pth gene encoding aminoacyl-tRNA hydrolase: MSEGRWLVVGLGNPGPQYAGNRHNVGQMVLDELARRAGASFSSKGGVLSRRPQAATAEVRIGTGPGGVPGPRAVLAKPTTYMNTSGGPVAALARYYDVPPERVVMVHDELDIPFGEIKLKIGGGEGGHNGLRDTTKALGTKDYLRVRVGVGRPPGRMDAADFVLRDFAKPEQKDLPFLLDDAADAVELLVTEGLERAQLRFHTRTS; the protein is encoded by the coding sequence ATGAGCGAGGGGCGCTGGTTGGTGGTCGGCCTGGGCAACCCCGGGCCGCAGTACGCGGGCAACCGGCACAACGTCGGCCAGATGGTCCTCGACGAGCTGGCCCGCCGCGCCGGCGCGTCGTTCTCGTCGAAGGGCGGCGTGCTGTCCCGGCGCCCGCAGGCGGCGACCGCGGAGGTGCGGATCGGCACCGGCCCCGGCGGCGTCCCCGGCCCGCGCGCGGTGCTCGCGAAGCCGACCACGTACATGAACACGTCGGGCGGCCCGGTGGCGGCGCTGGCCCGGTACTACGACGTGCCGCCGGAGCGCGTGGTCATGGTGCACGACGAGCTCGACATCCCGTTCGGCGAGATCAAGCTGAAGATCGGCGGCGGCGAGGGCGGGCACAACGGCCTGCGCGACACCACCAAGGCGCTGGGCACGAAGGACTACCTGCGGGTGCGCGTCGGTGTCGGCCGCCCGCCGGGGCGGATGGACGCCGCGGACTTCGTGCTGCGGGACTTCGCCAAGCCGGAGCAGAAGGACCTGCCGTTCCTGCTGGACGACGCCGCGGACGCCGTCGAGCTGCTGGTGACCGAGGGCCTGGAGCGGGCGCAGCTGCGGTTCCACACCCGCACGTCCTGA
- a CDS encoding 50S ribosomal protein L25/general stress protein Ctc: MSEVKLAATARTEFGKGAARRLRRAHQIPAVLYGHGTEPVHVALPGHETMLAVKQANALFEIELEGKATLAIAKDVQRDPVKNVIEHVDLLIVRRGEKVSVEVPVTVVGESAPGTIHIVETQALALEAEATHLPEHVEVSIEGLEAGTALTAGELTLPKGAALVTDAETIVVTVTVPTVSAEDRAADEAEAEAAAE; encoded by the coding sequence GTGTCCGAGGTCAAGCTCGCCGCCACCGCCCGCACCGAGTTCGGCAAGGGCGCCGCGCGCCGCCTGCGCCGTGCCCACCAGATCCCCGCCGTCCTGTACGGGCACGGGACCGAGCCGGTGCACGTCGCCCTGCCGGGCCACGAGACCATGCTGGCCGTGAAGCAGGCCAACGCCCTGTTCGAGATCGAGCTCGAGGGCAAGGCCACGCTGGCCATCGCGAAGGACGTCCAGCGCGACCCGGTCAAGAACGTCATCGAGCACGTCGACCTGCTGATCGTCCGCCGCGGCGAGAAGGTCTCGGTCGAGGTCCCCGTCACGGTCGTGGGCGAGTCGGCCCCCGGCACCATCCACATCGTCGAGACCCAGGCGCTGGCGCTCGAGGCCGAGGCCACGCACCTGCCGGAGCACGTCGAGGTCTCGATCGAGGGCCTGGAGGCGGGCACCGCGCTGACCGCCGGCGAGCTGACCCTGCCGAAGGGCGCCGCGCTGGTGACCGACGCCGAGACGATCGTCGTGACGGTGACCGTCCCGACCGTCTCCGCCGAGGACCGCGCCGCGGACGAGGCCGAGGCCGAGGCCGCCGCGGAGTGA
- a CDS encoding ribose-phosphate diphosphokinase, producing the protein MTGIVSQDGEKRLVLVSGRAHPELAAAVAKSLDIDLLPTTAYDFANGEIYVRFAESVRGADVFVLQSHAAPINQWLMEQFLMVDALKRASAKTITVIAPFYGYARQDKKHRGREPISARLMADLFRTAGADRLMSVDLHAAQIQGFFDGPVDHLWAMPILTEYVRTRVDVQNVTVVSPDAGRIRVAELWAQKLGGGPLAFVHKSRDIRQPNKTVANRVVGDVEGRTCVLVDDLIDTGGTITGAVRVLKEAGAKDVIVAATHGVLSDPATDRLQQCGAREVVVTDTLPIPDEHRFEGLTVLSIAPLIARAIREVFDDGSVTSLFDGQS; encoded by the coding sequence ATGACCGGGATCGTCTCGCAGGACGGTGAGAAGCGGCTCGTCCTGGTCTCGGGTCGCGCGCACCCCGAGCTCGCCGCCGCCGTGGCCAAGAGCCTCGACATCGACCTGCTGCCCACCACGGCGTACGACTTCGCGAACGGCGAGATCTACGTGCGGTTCGCCGAGTCGGTGCGCGGCGCGGACGTGTTCGTGCTGCAGAGCCACGCGGCGCCCATCAACCAGTGGCTGATGGAGCAGTTCCTCATGGTCGACGCGCTCAAGCGCGCCTCGGCCAAGACGATCACCGTGATCGCGCCGTTCTACGGGTACGCGCGGCAGGACAAGAAGCACCGCGGGCGCGAGCCGATCTCGGCCCGCCTCATGGCGGACCTGTTCCGGACCGCCGGCGCCGACCGGCTCATGAGCGTCGACCTGCACGCCGCGCAGATCCAGGGCTTCTTCGACGGCCCGGTCGACCACCTGTGGGCGATGCCGATCCTCACGGAGTACGTGCGGACCCGCGTCGACGTGCAGAACGTCACCGTCGTGTCCCCGGACGCCGGCCGCATCCGCGTCGCGGAGCTGTGGGCGCAGAAGCTCGGCGGCGGCCCGCTGGCGTTCGTGCACAAGTCGCGCGACATCCGGCAGCCGAACAAGACCGTCGCGAACCGCGTCGTCGGCGATGTCGAGGGCCGCACCTGCGTGCTGGTCGACGACCTCATCGACACCGGCGGCACCATCACCGGGGCCGTGCGGGTGCTCAAGGAGGCCGGCGCGAAGGACGTCATCGTCGCGGCCACCCACGGCGTGCTGTCCGACCCGGCCACCGACCGTCTGCAGCAGTGCGGGGCGCGCGAGGTCGTCGTGACCGACACCCTGCCGATCCCGGACGAGCACCGGTTCGAGGGGCTGACGGTCCTGTCGATCGCGCCGCTCATCGCCCGGGCGATCCGGGAGGTCTTCGACGACGGCTCGGTGACCAGCCTGTTCGACGGCCAGTCCTGA